Genomic segment of Alcanivorax borkumensis SK2:
ACGGGCACGCATCTCCAGCGGGCTCAGTGCCGGGGTATCATCAATAAAAAAGCGTTGCTCACTGAGCATGTGAATGGCAGAAGTAATGCGCGGCCAATCATCCTTTTCCAGATTACCGGAACGAATTGCCCCCTGATTGATGCGGCCCAGCGAGGACAACATCCGCATTACGATGGACTCCGCCGGCATTTCCATGGAGAACACCAGCACGGGCTTGTTACTCTTGATCGCCACGTTTTCACACAGGTTCATGGCAAAGGTGGTCTTACCCATGGAAGGCCGGCCCGCAACCACGATCATGTCCGCCGGCTGCAGGCCCCCGGTCATTTTATCCAACTCTTCAAAACCAGACGTCAGGCCGGTAAGTGAACTCTTCGTTTTGTACAGCTCATCAATCCGGTCCACTGCTTTTTTAAGCACTGATTTGATGTTCTGCGGGCCATCGCCTTTTTTCTGCTGCTCAGCAATCTTGAAGATGGCGGATTCCGCTTCATCAAGAATTTCCAATGACTTGCGGCCCTCTGTATTAAACGCGCTGTCTGCCACCTTGTGGGACACATTGATCAACTGCCGCAGGATGCTGCGCTCACGGACAATATCCGAATAGGCAGTAATGTTGGCCGCACTGGGAGTGTTGCGGGCCAACTCAGACAGGTAGGTCATGCCGCCGATGGATTCCAACTGGCCCAGGTTATTCAGCGCCTGGGAGACGGTAACCAGGTCACTGGGGTTTTCTTCTTCCACCAGCTGGGCAATCACCTCGAAAATCTGGCGATGCTCCTTACGGTAAAAGTCCCTCGCGCCAACGCGCTCGGCCACATCATCCCAGGCGCTGTTATTGAGCAGCAAACCACCCAGCACCGCCTGCTCCGCCTCCACAGAGTTGGGGGGAATACGCAGGTTTTCAGGCAGATGTTTGTCCAGCGACATGGGTTCATTCATAGCAATAACTACAGCCAAGTTTTGAGCTACAAGCTACAAACCATAACAAGAAAGAAGGCATAATCATTTGAAAGGCCTTATCCATGCCAAAACGCTAGGCGCGGCGGCTGGCATCCAAATTTAAGAGGCATTCTGGTCGCGTTGCAGTTTTCTGCTTGTAGCTACCATTAAAAAGGGCACTGTCCTTTCAGACAATGCCCTGATTCTGTCACCGCACCCCCGCAGGGGCAAACCGGTTGTCAGTTCTGTCGATTACTCGGCAGGAACCACAGCCAGTTTGATGGCCACAGTGACCTCGGCGTGCAACGCCAGGTCAATTTCGAACTCACCGGTGGTGCGCAACGCACCATGAGGCAGCTTCACTTCTGCTTTCTCAACATCCACACCAGTGGAAGAAGAAATGGCTTCCGCGATGTCGCGGGTGCCCACAGAACCAAACAGCTTGCCTTCGTCACCAGCTTTAGCGGCGATGGAAACGGTGGTTTCGTTCAGCTTCTCGGCGCGTTCCTGGGCAGCACCCAGCTGCTGTGCAGCGTGCTTTTCTAGCTCAGCACGACGCTGTTCCACTTCAGCCAAATTGGCTTTGGTGGCAGGCAGCGCTTTGCCTTGCGGGATCAGGAAGTTACGGCCGTAACCAGAACGTACGTCTACAACTGCGCCCAAATCGCCCAGGTTCTTGATCGTTTCCAGCAGGATCACTTGCATGATGGTCCCCTCGGCTTAATTGTCGTGGCTGTCAGAGTACGGCAGCAGCGCCAGGAAGCGAGCCTGCTTAATAGCAGAGGCCAGCTGACGCTGGTAGCGTGCCTTGGTGCCGGTGATACGGCTGGGCACGATCTTGCCAGTCTCGGTGATGTAGGCTTTCAGGGTGTCGAGATCTTTGTAATCGATGTACTCAACACCTTCCGCAGTAAAGCGGCAGAACTTGCGGCGGCGATAAAAACGGGCCATTGGATAATCTCCTGTCGAATCCTTAGTTAAGGCTTTGCAGCGTTTGGGCAAGCAATTGCAAACGGTCCCGGGCGTCTCCCTTGTAACCGGCACGGCTGAGGCATCCGATTACCTTGATTCGCTGACCCTCTTTCAGGCCTGCGGCCTGCTGGGTCATCCCACCTGCCAGAATAACGGCAATGCGGGCCTGGACTTCACGGGGATGTCCGTCTTCCAGTTGCCGAGAGCGATGCTCCAACCAGATTCTCTGGCGGGGCACTCCGGCTGGAGTCAGGGCCACCTTTTCTAAGGTGACGATCACACCAGTGAGTTCGCAGTGGTTGCTTTCCAAAGTTAGCTGGCAGCCCCTTCCTTCTCGTCATGCTTCGCCAGCGGCGACGGCTCAGTAATAGCGTTGTCGCGACGAATTACGAGGTGACGGATTACGGCATCGTTAAAGCGGAAAGTGTTTTCCAGCTCGCCCAGGGTCTCGCCGTCACATTCGATGTTCAGCATCACATAGTGAGCTTTGTGGATCTTGTTGATCGGGTAAGCCAGCTGACGACGGCCCCAATCTTCAACACGGTGGATAGTGCCTTTGCCGTCGGTCACGATCGCGCTGTAGCGCTCGACCATAGCAGACACCTGCTCGCTCTGGTCCGGATGAACCAGAAACACAACTTCGTAATGACGCATGTTAGCTCCTTACGGTTGCGACGCCTCACGACGCCAATTCAGCTTCCCGCCGTGATCACAATCAACGCACGGTGAAGCAAGGAGACCTGCATCCCGGCCCGAAACCCGGGGGAGACGCAGGAAGCGCGCGATTCTATCCCATTGCAGGGGGCAACCTCAAGGCATATCCATTGCCATCTAGTCATCACGAACGCATGCGCGGATAAAATTCAACTCTACACACGTATAAAGAAAACGATGCCGCTCGCAACCCCCTGAAATAAAGGGGAAAACAATAACGGAACACGACCATGCACACTCGAGCGAGGCGGCGGCAATAAAAAAGGGTTGAGAGTCGCAAGGGCGCGCCGCCGGAGCGTGGCCGGCAGCAACTTACTGCGTCATTCCACGCTGCGTTGAGCCCGCACCTGAAACAGCATAACCCCAGTAGCAACAGACACATTGAGGCTCTGCACTTCCCCAGCCATGGGTATCTCCAACAACTGGTCGCACTTATCACGGGTCAGGCGCTTTAACCCACTCCCTTCAGCCCCCATCACCACGGCCAGGGATTCCGGGGCCTGGAAGGTAAACAGGGACTCACTTCGTTCTTCTAAAGCCGTGCCAACCACCCAAACCCCTCGATCGCGCAGCTGGTCCAGCAGGCTAGCCAAATTACCAATCTCGTAATACGCCAGGCTCTCCGCCGCCCCAACCGCAGTGCGACATGCCACCGGCGTCAGGCCTGCCGCATTACGGCGCGGCACAATCACTGCCTGAACCCCGGCAGCATCCGCACTGCGCAGGCAGGCGCCGAGATTATGCGGATCGGTAACGTTTTCCAGAACCAGCAGCAACGGCTTGGCCGGCTTGCCGTCCAGCCACTGCAACAACGCGCTCTCATCTAAAGGGCGACGGGGTCGCGCCCGCGCCACGATGCCCTGATTCTGGGGCCCTGCGTGCTTTTCAAGCACCTCGCGCCGAGCTCGCTGGATAGCGATACCGAAATCTTTTGCTGCCTGCATCAGAGCAGCCAGACGCGGATCATCCCGGTCGGCCCGGGTATCCTGAACGAACAGCTCCAGCACTGCCTCCGGCCGATGGCGCAACAGCGCCTCCACCGCATGGAAGCCGGAATACATTAGGGGTTTATTCATAACGACGCCTGCACGCTAAACGCACCACGCAAGCACGCGATACGCAGTGAAAATGGAATCAAAACGCAGGAGCAGCGCTTAAGCCGCGCATTAATGCCATCAAGGCAATCTATTCGCGACCCAATCGACGCCCCTACGGGCAATGCCGTTAGCTTTTTTTGGTGCGGCGCGCGGCCTTTTTACCGCGGGGCGGGCCCTTGCGCTTGGCCTTAGCCTTGGGGATATCGCCCTTGGCCAACTTTTCCCGTTCGGACTGGCCCGACTCTGCCTTGCCGGCATTCCCAGAGCGCCCACCTTTGCCTCTGCCACCGGACGGCTTTTTCTTGCTGGCAGCTTTGGGCCGGCCTTTGCCGCTGGGGGTAAAGGACTCCAACTGCAAGTCAATCTTACGGTCTTCCGTGT
This window contains:
- the dnaB gene encoding replicative DNA helicase codes for the protein MNEPMSLDKHLPENLRIPPNSVEAEQAVLGGLLLNNSAWDDVAERVGARDFYRKEHRQIFEVIAQLVEEENPSDLVTVSQALNNLGQLESIGGMTYLSELARNTPSAANITAYSDIVRERSILRQLINVSHKVADSAFNTEGRKSLEILDEAESAIFKIAEQQKKGDGPQNIKSVLKKAVDRIDELYKTKSSLTGLTSGFEELDKMTGGLQPADMIVVAGRPSMGKTTFAMNLCENVAIKSNKPVLVFSMEMPAESIVMRMLSSLGRINQGAIRSGNLEKDDWPRITSAIHMLSEQRFFIDDTPALSPLEMRARARRVARECGGELGLIMVDYLQLMQVPGVENRVNEISEISRSLKGIAKELNCPVLALSQLNRSLEQRPNKRPVMSDLRESGAIEQDADLIVFLYRDEVYNKDSNERGVAEIIIGKQRNGPIGTVRLAFRGEFTRFDDLAPEYYAQLAAGDE
- the rplI gene encoding 50S ribosomal protein L9; the encoded protein is MQVILLETIKNLGDLGAVVDVRSGYGRNFLIPQGKALPATKANLAEVEQRRAELEKHAAQQLGAAQERAEKLNETTVSIAAKAGDEGKLFGSVGTRDIAEAISSSTGVDVEKAEVKLPHGALRTTGEFEIDLALHAEVTVAIKLAVVPAE
- the rpsR gene encoding 30S ribosomal protein S18, whose protein sequence is MARFYRRRKFCRFTAEGVEYIDYKDLDTLKAYITETGKIVPSRITGTKARYQRQLASAIKQARFLALLPYSDSHDN
- the priB gene encoding primosomal replication protein N, with the protein product MESNHCELTGVIVTLEKVALTPAGVPRQRIWLEHRSRQLEDGHPREVQARIAVILAGGMTQQAAGLKEGQRIKVIGCLSRAGYKGDARDRLQLLAQTLQSLN
- the rpsF gene encoding 30S ribosomal protein S6, which produces MRHYEVVFLVHPDQSEQVSAMVERYSAIVTDGKGTIHRVEDWGRRQLAYPINKIHKAHYVMLNIECDGETLGELENTFRFNDAVIRHLVIRRDNAITEPSPLAKHDEKEGAAS
- the rlmB gene encoding 23S rRNA (guanosine(2251)-2'-O)-methyltransferase RlmB — its product is MNKPLMYSGFHAVEALLRHRPEAVLELFVQDTRADRDDPRLAALMQAAKDFGIAIQRARREVLEKHAGPQNQGIVARARPRRPLDESALLQWLDGKPAKPLLLVLENVTDPHNLGACLRSADAAGVQAVIVPRRNAAGLTPVACRTAVGAAESLAYYEIGNLASLLDQLRDRGVWVVGTALEERSESLFTFQAPESLAVVMGAEGSGLKRLTRDKCDQLLEIPMAGEVQSLNVSVATGVMLFQVRAQRSVE